The Flavobacterium marginilacus genome window below encodes:
- the proB gene encoding glutamate 5-kinase: MNKSGKKRILLKLGSNTLTKETNHISRGKIEDIGIQIAALQDEYEFIIVSSGAIAAAKQFVKLDNHDKDVFVKQALASIGQPHLMRIYNENFRDLGLFTSQCLLSYSDFEKKQTKDNIVNTINVLVKNHYIPIINENDTVASDEIKFGDNDKLAALTAVLLNVDILIIATNTNGIYTKSSINDEVPETIELVTDLSLLQKEIGDKKSSHGTGGMQSKIDSAAIAKAGNIETWIVNGLEDNFMLKALDNKIAFTKII; this comes from the coding sequence ATGAATAAATCAGGTAAAAAAAGAATATTATTAAAGTTAGGCAGTAACACGTTAACCAAAGAAACCAATCATATTTCGAGAGGAAAGATTGAGGATATTGGGATACAGATAGCCGCTTTGCAGGATGAATATGAATTCATTATTGTGAGTTCGGGAGCGATTGCTGCTGCCAAACAATTTGTAAAACTGGATAATCACGATAAAGATGTTTTCGTAAAACAGGCTTTGGCATCGATTGGACAGCCTCATTTAATGCGGATTTATAACGAGAATTTCCGTGATTTAGGTTTATTCACTTCACAATGCCTCCTTTCCTATTCTGATTTTGAAAAAAAACAGACTAAAGACAATATCGTAAACACCATCAATGTATTGGTGAAAAATCATTATATCCCCATCATCAACGAAAATGACACTGTTGCTTCAGATGAGATTAAATTTGGTGATAATGATAAATTAGCCGCTTTAACAGCAGTTCTATTGAATGTTGACATTCTGATTATTGCCACAAATACCAACGGTATTTACACCAAATCGTCAATTAATGATGAAGTGCCGGAAACGATAGAATTAGTTACTGATTTATCGCTTTTGCAAAAAGAAATCGGGGACAAAAAATCGTCTCACGGAACAGGCGGAATGCAGTCTAAAATTGATTCTGCTGCGATTGCCAAAGCAGGGAATATCGAAACCTGGATTGTAAACGGGCTTGAAGACAATTTCATGCTGAAGGCATTAGACAATAAAATTGCGTTTACAAAGATTATATAA
- a CDS encoding PDDEXK nuclease domain-containing protein, with protein sequence MTLDHTYKLWLNSIKQKINFAQLTVAVKVNSQLMELYWDLAKDIVNKQKEANWGDSVLEQLSIDLKLSFPSINGFSRRNLYAIRQWYLFYQTNNSIVPQAVAQIPWGHNRLIISKIKNIEEAVFYATATVQNGWSREQLEIQIKNNYYLSKGKAITNFNNTLPKTESQLAIETLKNPYIFDFLGLENDALEREIEGAMMQHITSFLLELGKGFAFVGRQYAIQVGENNYAIDLLFYHLELRCYIVLELKSGKFKPEYAGKLNFYLSAIDSQLKHTDDKPSIGLILCKHKDKIEAEYSLRDIQKPIGISEYQLTQALPKNYQSKLPTVAQIELELNNL encoded by the coding sequence ATGACTTTAGACCATACATACAAACTCTGGCTCAATTCAATAAAGCAAAAAATAAATTTTGCCCAATTGACTGTTGCAGTCAAAGTTAATTCTCAGCTGATGGAATTGTATTGGGATTTAGCCAAAGACATTGTCAATAAACAAAAAGAAGCAAACTGGGGAGATTCAGTTTTAGAACAATTATCAATTGATTTAAAATTAAGTTTCCCCTCTATTAATGGATTTTCGAGACGAAATTTATACGCAATACGCCAATGGTATTTGTTTTACCAAACAAATAATTCAATTGTGCCACAAGCTGTGGCACAAATTCCTTGGGGACACAATAGGTTAATTATTTCGAAAATAAAAAATATTGAAGAAGCTGTTTTTTATGCAACAGCAACAGTACAAAATGGCTGGAGCAGAGAGCAGCTTGAAATTCAAATAAAGAATAACTATTATTTATCAAAAGGTAAAGCAATAACCAATTTCAATAATACATTACCTAAAACAGAATCGCAGTTAGCAATTGAAACTTTAAAAAATCCATATATTTTTGATTTTTTAGGCTTAGAAAATGATGCATTAGAAAGAGAAATTGAGGGTGCAATGATGCAGCATATAACGAGTTTTTTGCTTGAACTAGGCAAAGGGTTTGCTTTTGTAGGCAGACAATACGCTATTCAAGTTGGAGAAAACAATTACGCTATCGATTTACTTTTTTATCATTTGGAATTACGCTGTTATATCGTTTTAGAATTAAAATCAGGTAAATTTAAACCTGAATATGCAGGAAAATTAAATTTTTATTTATCTGCTATTGATAGTCAATTAAAGCATACTGATGACAAACCTTCGATAGGATTGATTTTATGTAAGCACAAAGATAAAATTGAAGCAGAGTATTCATTACGTGATATTCAAAAACCTATCGGGATTAGCGAATATCAGCTTACCCAAGCTTTACCCAAAAATTACCAAAGCAAATTACCAACTGTAGCACAAATAGAATTAGAATTGAATAATTTATAA
- the argC gene encoding N-acetyl-gamma-glutamyl-phosphate reductase, whose product MINVGIIGGSGYTAGELIRILMFHPNAKLDFVYSTTNAGKPLSVAHHDLLGDIEMNFTDKVNPEVNVVFLCLGHGKSKSFLTENQFASHTKIIDLGNDFRLNKDEVFDGKKFIYGLPELNKTAIKNAQFIANPGCFATAIQLALLPLADAKLLNDDVHINATTGSTGAGVSLSETSHFSWRNNNMSHYKAFEHQHLGEISESLHQLQADYKNELLFIPNRGDFPRGIFATLYTTCNESLEDIAAKYEAFYKNQPFVTVTTTGINMKQVVQTNKCIISLVKKGNRILITSVIDNLVKGASGQAIQNMNLMFGLDETTGLHLKPSGF is encoded by the coding sequence ACTCATCAGAATACTGATGTTTCACCCAAATGCAAAACTCGATTTTGTGTACAGCACGACCAATGCAGGTAAACCACTTTCGGTGGCGCACCACGATCTGCTTGGCGATATCGAAATGAACTTTACCGACAAAGTAAACCCTGAAGTAAATGTGGTTTTCTTGTGTTTGGGACATGGAAAATCGAAATCTTTTTTGACTGAAAACCAATTTGCAAGCCATACCAAAATCATTGATTTAGGAAATGACTTCAGATTGAACAAAGACGAAGTTTTTGACGGTAAAAAATTCATTTACGGCTTACCGGAATTGAACAAAACTGCGATCAAAAATGCTCAATTTATAGCTAATCCCGGTTGTTTTGCTACTGCAATCCAATTGGCTTTATTGCCTTTGGCGGATGCCAAATTATTGAACGACGATGTTCACATCAACGCTACAACTGGAAGTACTGGAGCCGGAGTAAGCCTTTCGGAAACCTCACATTTTAGCTGGAGGAACAACAATATGTCGCATTACAAAGCTTTCGAACACCAACATTTAGGTGAAATTTCAGAAAGTTTGCACCAATTGCAGGCAGATTATAAAAACGAATTGCTTTTCATTCCAAACAGAGGAGATTTCCCAAGAGGAATTTTTGCTACTTTATACACAACCTGCAACGAAAGTTTGGAAGATATCGCAGCCAAATATGAAGCATTTTATAAAAACCAGCCTTTCGTAACGGTTACCACAACTGGAATCAACATGAAGCAGGTGGTACAAACCAATAAATGTATTATTAGTTTAGTAAAAAAAGGGAACCGGATTTTGATCACCTCGGTGATCGATAATTTAGTCAAAGGCGCCTCTGGGCAAGCCATCCAAAACATGAATTTAATGTTCGGACTGGATGAAACCACAGGATTGCATTTGAAACCAAGCGGATTCTAA
- a CDS encoding N-acetylornithine carbamoyltransferase — protein sequence MNYTSIKEIDSLQKWVKEALKIKKNPLKNKKLGKNKTLVMLFFNSSLRTRLSTQKAAINLGMNVMVMNFGSEGWTLEYEDGTVMNQGASEHIKEAAEVVSQYADIIAIRAFAGLVDKEKDNAETVMNGFVKHATVPILNMESATGHPLQSLADAITMEENKTKHRPKVVLSWAPHPRALPQAVPNSFVEMMQLQTEMDFVITHPEGYELNPEITKDSKIEHDQDKAFANADFIYAKNWSNYKEYGKITNTDPNWTITADKMKLTNNAKFMHCLPVRRNVIVTDEVIDSENSIVIQQANNRTYSAQLVLQKILKKLDK from the coding sequence ATGAACTACACCTCAATAAAAGAAATAGATTCACTCCAAAAATGGGTGAAAGAAGCGTTAAAAATCAAAAAAAATCCGCTTAAGAATAAAAAACTAGGAAAAAACAAAACCCTTGTAATGTTATTTTTCAATTCGAGTCTAAGAACCCGTTTGAGTACTCAAAAAGCAGCCATAAATTTAGGGATGAACGTTATGGTCATGAACTTTGGCAGCGAAGGCTGGACACTGGAATACGAAGACGGAACAGTTATGAACCAAGGCGCTTCTGAACACATCAAAGAAGCAGCGGAAGTAGTTTCTCAATATGCAGATATTATTGCCATCAGAGCATTTGCGGGATTGGTTGACAAAGAAAAAGACAACGCTGAAACCGTAATGAACGGCTTCGTAAAACACGCCACTGTGCCAATTCTAAATATGGAAAGCGCCACAGGACATCCATTGCAGTCACTTGCAGATGCAATCACAATGGAGGAAAACAAAACCAAACACAGACCAAAAGTCGTTCTCTCATGGGCACCGCACCCGAGAGCTTTACCGCAGGCAGTTCCCAATTCTTTCGTGGAAATGATGCAGTTACAGACCGAAATGGATTTTGTAATCACACATCCGGAAGGCTACGAACTAAATCCTGAAATCACCAAAGATTCTAAAATTGAACACGACCAGGACAAAGCTTTTGCAAATGCCGATTTTATCTATGCTAAAAACTGGAGCAATTATAAAGAATACGGAAAAATCACCAATACAGATCCAAACTGGACCATCACTGCTGATAAAATGAAACTGACCAACAATGCTAAATTTATGCACTGTCTGCCGGTAAGACGTAATGTAATAGTTACTGATGAAGTAATCGACAGTGAAAATTCGATTGTAATTCAGCAGGCGAATAACAGAACGTATTCAGCTCAATTAGTACTGCAGAAAATCCTGAAAAAATTAGACAAATAG
- a CDS encoding GNAT family N-acetyltransferase — MTIETLNNSDVGLLDELQPSGWGTILPAHEFYTTNTDFCSSIRINIDTKIVGIGTTIIHNDIAWLGHIIVHPEYRNQGIGQLITQSLIKDSKAKKCNTIYLIATDLGAPVYIKSGFETETEYLFFKNIKAEKSWRISSNIVPFHPDHKTEIEAIDKFTSGEDRIFHLEKHLQEGFVYHNNSVVEGFYLPAFGEGLILSKTKEAGIELMKMRFTNHDNACFPKDNIHAVDFLYKYGYKEFKTAKRMRLGKKRDLNFSNIYNRIGGNIG; from the coding sequence ATGACAATAGAAACCTTAAATAATAGTGATGTTGGTTTACTAGATGAATTACAGCCTTCTGGTTGGGGCACAATTTTGCCTGCTCATGAGTTTTATACAACAAATACAGATTTTTGTTCTTCTATTCGAATTAATATTGACACCAAAATAGTTGGAATTGGAACCACTATAATCCATAATGATATAGCATGGTTAGGACATATTATTGTTCATCCCGAATATCGAAATCAAGGAATTGGGCAATTAATTACTCAATCTTTGATAAAGGATTCAAAAGCAAAAAAATGTAATACTATTTATCTAATTGCAACCGATCTTGGAGCACCGGTTTACATAAAATCAGGGTTTGAAACGGAAACAGAATACCTTTTTTTTAAAAATATAAAAGCAGAGAAATCTTGGAGAATCTCAAGTAATATCGTGCCATTTCATCCTGATCATAAAACCGAAATTGAGGCTATTGACAAATTTACCAGTGGTGAAGACAGAATATTTCATTTAGAAAAACATCTGCAAGAAGGGTTTGTTTATCATAATAATTCAGTTGTAGAAGGATTTTACCTGCCTGCTTTTGGAGAAGGTTTAATCCTTTCTAAAACTAAAGAAGCAGGAATTGAACTTATGAAAATGAGATTTACAAATCATGATAATGCATGTTTTCCTAAGGATAATATTCATGCAGTTGATTTTCTTTATAAATACGGATATAAAGAATTTAAGACCGCAAAAAGAATGAGATTAGGTAAAAAAAGAGATTTGAATTTCTCAAACATATACAATAGAATTGGAGGCAATATAGGTTAA
- a CDS encoding M20 family metallo-hydrolase codes for MKNIETLIQEAISLLKSLIETPSFSSEEDQTALLIENWFKQNNIPFERENNNIWAYNLHFDKSKPTLLLNSHHDTVKPNQGYTNDPFEAIVKDGKLYGLGSNDAGGCLVSLIATFTHFYAKENLPYNIVIVASAEEESSGKKGLNSVLKHLPELECAIVGEPTLMQLAVAEKGLLVLDVVVKGTASHAAHNNPDNPIYNAMPVIDWFKTFQFEKISEVLGPVKMTVTQVNAGKQHNVVPAECHLVVDIRVNDCYNNTEILETVRANVKAEVTPRSMHLNASSIPVSHGLVQAGIALGRTTYGSPTLSDQSVLYCKSLKLGPGESLRSHSADEFIYVNEIEEGIQLYIKILGNFFKN; via the coding sequence ATGAAAAACATAGAAACCCTCATACAAGAAGCCATTTCTCTTTTAAAATCGCTGATTGAAACTCCTTCTTTTTCAAGCGAAGAAGATCAGACTGCGCTTTTGATCGAAAATTGGTTTAAACAAAACAACATTCCTTTTGAACGGGAAAACAATAATATCTGGGCTTACAACCTGCATTTTGATAAATCAAAGCCTACACTTTTACTCAATTCGCATCACGATACTGTAAAACCCAATCAAGGCTATACTAACGACCCATTTGAAGCGATAGTAAAAGACGGCAAATTATATGGTTTGGGCAGCAACGATGCCGGCGGATGTTTGGTTTCGTTAATTGCGACATTTACTCATTTTTATGCTAAAGAAAACCTGCCTTACAACATTGTTATTGTGGCTTCGGCAGAGGAAGAAAGCAGCGGAAAAAAGGGTTTGAACAGTGTTTTGAAGCATTTGCCAGAGCTGGAATGCGCCATCGTAGGAGAACCAACCTTAATGCAATTGGCGGTAGCAGAAAAAGGTTTACTGGTATTGGATGTTGTCGTAAAAGGAACCGCCAGCCACGCAGCCCACAATAATCCAGATAATCCAATTTATAATGCAATGCCCGTGATTGATTGGTTCAAAACCTTTCAATTCGAAAAAATATCGGAGGTTTTAGGTCCCGTAAAAATGACTGTAACTCAAGTAAATGCTGGAAAACAGCACAATGTAGTTCCGGCCGAATGCCATTTGGTAGTCGATATCCGTGTCAATGACTGCTACAACAATACCGAAATTCTAGAAACCGTAAGAGCCAATGTTAAGGCCGAAGTTACACCCCGCTCAATGCATTTAAATGCATCATCAATCCCTGTTTCGCACGGATTGGTACAGGCAGGTATCGCTTTGGGAAGAACCACTTATGGCTCTCCTACCCTTTCGGATCAATCAGTTTTGTATTGCAAGTCATTAAAACTAGGACCGGGAGAAAGCTTGCGGTCACATTCGGCAGACGAATTTATATATGTAAACGAAATCGAAGAAGGAATCCAATTGTACATCAAAATACTTGGAAACTTTTTCAAAAATTAA
- a CDS encoding DUF3307 domain-containing protein gives MIIIVKLILAHILGDFLLQPNSWVEAKEEKKALAWQLYAHTMIHGLLSLLILFDLTDWKLVTMITFSHLIIDYAKLKFQKESSKITWFIADQIAHLAVILILGLFWINKENELLELLFSNSFLILTTAAVFLTQPVSIIMSVLIKPWSDVIPNEKEQSLKNAGKYIGILERLLVFLFICTNHFEAVGFLLATKSVFRFGDLKESKERKLTEYILIGTLLSFGIALCVGLLTQYLLKL, from the coding sequence ATGATAATTATAGTAAAATTAATATTGGCACACATTCTGGGTGATTTTTTACTGCAGCCTAACAGCTGGGTAGAAGCAAAAGAAGAAAAAAAAGCATTGGCGTGGCAGTTATATGCCCATACAATGATTCACGGTCTGCTGTCATTATTGATTTTATTTGACCTAACGGATTGGAAATTGGTGACAATGATAACATTCAGTCATTTAATCATAGATTACGCCAAATTAAAATTTCAAAAAGAAAGCTCCAAGATTACTTGGTTCATTGCTGACCAAATAGCGCATCTGGCAGTAATTCTAATTTTGGGATTGTTTTGGATAAATAAAGAAAATGAACTTTTAGAATTATTATTTTCTAATTCTTTTCTAATACTGACAACGGCTGCTGTATTTTTGACACAGCCCGTTTCGATAATAATGAGTGTGCTTATAAAGCCTTGGTCGGATGTAATTCCCAATGAAAAAGAGCAGTCACTCAAAAACGCAGGCAAGTACATTGGAATACTAGAACGGTTATTAGTATTTCTTTTTATCTGCACAAATCATTTTGAAGCCGTTGGCTTTTTATTAGCAACAAAATCGGTTTTCAGGTTTGGAGATTTAAAAGAATCCAAAGAGCGGAAACTGACAGAATATATATTAATTGGAACATTATTGAGTTTCGGAATTGCTTTGTGTGTGGGATTATTAACCCAATATTTATTAAAATTATAA
- a CDS encoding glutamate-5-semialdehyde dehydrogenase, whose amino-acid sequence MNTLLSIEKRNAVLSRMAELLEQEREALKSINQQDLNNYSGEDLAMEKRLLVDDAKIDGMILSMQQLASQEDPVGQIRFTFTHENGMKVTNKTAAFGTIMIIYESRPDVTVEAGGIAFKSGNKILLKGGKESLLSNLKIVSLWHQALEENKIDTNWVEYLNYNRAETQSFLENPTQKVDLIVPRGGEQLIEFTKKHATCPVIVSGRGNNFLYINKEADLKKALDIIINGKTTNIGVCNALDKVLIDTKLPNWQIFAAELAAELKKYNVEILGDDAFANAAQVPAIENEEIWYEEFLNYKIVVGVVNSDEEAIEKINKYCGGHSATIITQNDAAAQEFMENVDTAAVYQNASTRFTDGGQFGLGGELAISTDKLHQRGPIGLQHLVTNKWYVYGDGQIR is encoded by the coding sequence ATGAACACATTATTATCCATAGAAAAGAGAAATGCTGTTTTAAGCCGGATGGCGGAACTTCTGGAACAGGAAAGAGAAGCTTTAAAAAGCATTAATCAGCAGGATTTAAATAATTATTCTGGAGAGGATTTGGCTATGGAAAAACGTTTGCTGGTTGATGATGCCAAAATTGACGGAATGATTTTGTCCATGCAGCAATTGGCAAGCCAAGAAGATCCTGTGGGGCAGATTCGTTTTACTTTCACGCATGAAAACGGCATGAAGGTAACCAACAAAACTGCAGCTTTTGGAACAATTATGATTATTTACGAATCCCGTCCTGACGTAACTGTAGAAGCGGGAGGAATTGCATTTAAATCCGGAAATAAAATCTTATTGAAAGGAGGTAAAGAATCTTTACTGTCCAATTTGAAAATTGTTTCCCTTTGGCACCAAGCCTTGGAAGAAAATAAAATTGACACAAATTGGGTTGAATACCTAAATTACAACCGTGCTGAAACTCAGTCTTTTTTAGAAAATCCAACGCAAAAAGTCGATTTGATTGTACCTCGAGGCGGAGAACAATTAATCGAATTTACCAAAAAACATGCGACTTGTCCTGTAATTGTAAGTGGCCGCGGAAATAACTTTCTTTACATAAATAAAGAAGCCGATTTGAAAAAAGCGCTTGACATTATCATCAACGGAAAAACGACCAATATTGGTGTCTGTAACGCTTTGGACAAGGTTTTGATCGACACCAAATTACCGAATTGGCAGATTTTTGCAGCAGAATTGGCAGCAGAATTAAAGAAATATAATGTTGAGATTTTGGGTGATGACGCTTTCGCAAATGCTGCTCAGGTTCCTGCAATTGAAAACGAAGAAATCTGGTACGAGGAATTTTTGAATTATAAAATTGTTGTCGGAGTCGTTAATTCTGATGAAGAAGCAATTGAAAAAATAAATAAATACTGCGGGGGACATTCGGCAACGATTATAACTCAAAATGATGCAGCTGCCCAAGAATTCATGGAAAATGTGGATACAGCGGCAGTATATCAAAACGCCTCTACCCGATTCACCGATGGCGGTCAGTTTGGTTTAGGAGGAGAATTAGCAATCAGTACCGACAAACTGCACCAACGCGGACCAATTGGTTTACAGCATTTGGTTACCAATAAATGGTATGTTTATGGTGATGGACAGATAAGATAG
- the argB gene encoding acetylglutamate kinase: MNIKAQSPKPEALSIIKIGGNIIDNPAELKQFLTDFSKIEGNKILVHGGGKSATKMAQSIGLVPQMIDGRRITDAPMLDVVIMIYAGEINKNVVAQLQTYNTNAIGFSGADGNLILSTKRNHPTIDYGFVGDVQKVNTPLLKTLLNSGITPVFCAITHDGQGQLLNTNADTIASELAIAASEVFDVTLTYCFEKAGVLTDVEDENSVIQQINSALYSKLKEEGAIHSGMIPKLDNCFNSLSKGVQKIRIGHHRMLQNTNAIFTTIEL, from the coding sequence ATGAATATCAAAGCCCAAAGCCCAAAGCCCGAAGCACTTTCGATCATAAAAATTGGCGGTAACATCATCGACAATCCAGCAGAATTAAAACAGTTCCTTACTGATTTTTCAAAAATAGAAGGCAATAAAATACTCGTTCACGGAGGCGGAAAATCAGCTACCAAAATGGCTCAGAGCATTGGCCTGGTTCCCCAAATGATCGACGGACGCCGTATTACCGATGCACCAATGCTCGATGTAGTAATAATGATTTATGCAGGCGAAATCAATAAAAATGTGGTTGCTCAGCTGCAGACCTATAATACTAATGCCATTGGATTTTCGGGTGCTGACGGCAATTTAATTCTGTCAACAAAACGCAACCATCCAACAATTGATTATGGTTTTGTAGGCGATGTGCAAAAAGTAAATACTCCTTTATTGAAAACATTATTAAACAGCGGCATAACTCCTGTATTCTGCGCCATCACACATGACGGACAAGGGCAATTATTGAATACCAATGCTGATACTATTGCTAGTGAATTAGCTATCGCTGCCTCCGAAGTTTTTGATGTTACTTTAACCTATTGTTTCGAAAAAGCAGGAGTTTTAACCGATGTAGAGGATGAAAATTCAGTAATCCAGCAAATAAATTCAGCTCTTTATTCAAAATTAAAAGAAGAAGGCGCCATTCATTCCGGTATGATTCCTAAATTGGATAATTGTTTTAACAGCTTATCGAAAGGCGTTCAAAAAATACGGATTGGTCATCACAGAATGTTACAAAACACAAACGCAATTTTTACAACAATCGAATTGTAA
- the argH gene encoding argininosuccinate lyase, with product MKLWEKGIPTDKQIEHFTVGNDRELDLVLAKYDALGSIAHAKMLGQIGLLTSEETASLVLALEDIIADIAKGNFEIEDSFEDVHSKIEYLLTIKLGDAGKKIHTARSRNDQVLVDVNLYLKDAVKELKEQVKTLFDLMMESAEKYQNVLLPGYTHLQIAMPSSFGMWFSAYAETLIDDITMLNAALKVVDQNPLGSAAGYGSSFPINRTFTTKELGFETLKYNSVAAQMSRGKSEKTVAFAMSSVAATLAKFSMDVCLYMSQNFDFIGLPSHLTTGSSIMPHKKNPDVFELIRGKCNKIQALPYEITLITNNLPSGYHRDFQLLKEGLFPAIQNLKACLDIAIFSIKDIKVKDNILADKKYDYLFTVDTLNEMVVAGIPFRDAYKAVAEQLEAGTYQSPKETKHTHEGSINNLCLAEIKNKMKDSY from the coding sequence ATGAAACTTTGGGAAAAAGGAATACCAACCGACAAACAAATCGAACATTTTACGGTAGGAAATGACAGGGAATTAGATTTGGTTTTAGCCAAATATGATGCTTTAGGCTCTATTGCTCATGCAAAAATGCTAGGTCAGATTGGTTTATTAACTTCTGAAGAAACTGCTTCTTTAGTGCTGGCTTTAGAAGATATTATTGCTGATATAGCAAAAGGCAATTTCGAAATCGAAGACAGCTTTGAAGATGTACATTCCAAAATTGAATATTTACTAACGATAAAACTTGGCGATGCCGGAAAAAAAATCCACACCGCACGTTCCCGTAACGATCAAGTTTTGGTCGATGTGAATTTATACCTCAAAGATGCTGTTAAAGAATTGAAAGAGCAGGTAAAAACGCTTTTCGATTTAATGATGGAATCAGCAGAGAAATACCAAAATGTATTACTGCCAGGCTACACACACCTTCAGATTGCGATGCCGTCTTCTTTCGGAATGTGGTTTTCTGCCTATGCCGAAACCCTGATTGACGATATTACAATGCTTAATGCAGCGCTGAAAGTTGTAGATCAAAATCCGTTGGGTTCTGCTGCAGGTTACGGAAGCTCCTTCCCTATCAACAGAACTTTCACAACCAAAGAATTAGGTTTCGAAACGCTGAAATACAATTCGGTTGCCGCACAAATGAGCCGTGGTAAATCAGAGAAAACAGTTGCTTTTGCAATGAGCAGCGTTGCAGCAACTCTGGCAAAATTCTCAATGGATGTGTGCTTGTACATGAGTCAGAACTTTGATTTTATCGGTTTGCCTTCACATTTAACGACAGGTTCAAGCATTATGCCACACAAAAAAAACCCTGATGTTTTTGAATTGATCCGTGGCAAATGCAACAAAATTCAAGCCCTACCGTATGAAATTACTTTGATCACAAATAATCTGCCTAGCGGTTATCACAGGGATTTTCAATTATTAAAAGAAGGTTTATTCCCAGCAATTCAAAACCTGAAAGCCTGTCTGGATATTGCTATTTTCTCTATTAAAGATATCAAGGTAAAAGATAATATTCTTGCTGATAAAAAATATGATTATCTGTTTACGGTAGATACTTTAAACGAAATGGTTGTTGCAGGAATACCTTTCAGAGATGCGTACAAAGCCGTTGCTGAACAATTGGAAGCCGGTACTTATCAATCACCAAAAGAAACCAAACATACGCACGAAGGCAGTATCAATAACCTTTGTCTGGCAGAAATTAAAAACAAAATGAAAGATTCTTATTAA
- a CDS encoding aspartate aminotransferase family protein produces the protein MNLFDVYPLYNITPVKALDCTITDENGVEYLDLYSGHGVISIGHTQPDYVAKLKNQLDNLGFYSNAIQNPLQVELAEKLGKLSGCEEYSLFLCSSGAEANENALKLASFHNGKSRVIAFDNSFHGRTSAAVAVTDNKKIVAPINAQQVVTFLSLNNLEAVEAELKKGDVTAVIIEGIQGVGGLDEGTTEFFQGLEKLCKQYEAVLILDEVQSGYGRSGKFFAFQHHNIKPDIITLAKGMGNGFPIGGILISPIFKASHGLLGTTFGGSHLACAAGIAVLDVIEKQKLIDNVNEVYAYFLEAIKQVPEIIKVKGKGLMLGVEFDFEVSPLRKKLIVEKLIFTGSANNKNLLRILPPLTIKKEAINAFVVALKESLAELKAVEA, from the coding sequence ATGAACTTATTCGACGTTTACCCATTATACAACATTACTCCTGTAAAAGCGCTAGATTGCACAATTACTGATGAAAACGGAGTAGAATATTTAGACTTATACAGTGGCCACGGAGTAATCTCTATTGGACACACACAACCGGATTATGTAGCCAAATTGAAAAATCAATTGGATAATCTGGGATTTTATTCAAATGCTATTCAAAACCCATTACAAGTGGAATTGGCCGAAAAACTTGGCAAACTTTCAGGATGCGAAGAATACAGCTTATTCTTGTGCAGTTCTGGAGCCGAAGCCAATGAAAATGCATTAAAACTAGCTTCTTTCCACAACGGAAAATCAAGAGTGATTGCTTTTGATAACTCTTTCCACGGAAGAACTTCTGCAGCGGTTGCTGTTACTGACAACAAGAAAATTGTTGCTCCAATCAATGCGCAGCAAGTCGTTACTTTCTTGTCATTAAACAACCTTGAAGCTGTTGAAGCCGAATTGAAAAAAGGTGATGTTACTGCTGTTATCATTGAAGGAATTCAAGGTGTAGGAGGATTGGACGAAGGAACTACCGAATTTTTCCAAGGATTAGAAAAACTTTGCAAACAATACGAAGCGGTTTTGATTTTGGATGAAGTGCAATCAGGTTATGGAAGAAGCGGTAAGTTTTTCGCTTTCCAACACCACAATATCAAACCGGACATTATTACACTTGCCAAAGGAATGGGGAACGGATTCCCAATTGGAGGCATATTAATTTCACCAATATTCAAAGCGAGCCACGGATTGCTAGGAACTACTTTTGGAGGAAGTCACCTTGCCTGTGCTGCTGGAATTGCTGTTTTGGATGTAATCGAAAAACAAAAATTGATTGACAACGTAAATGAAGTTTACGCGTATTTCCTTGAAGCGATTAAACAAGTTCCTGAAATCATTAAGGTAAAAGGAAAAGGATTAATGTTGGGAGTAGAATTTGATTTTGAAGTTAGTCCGTTACGCAAAAAACTGATTGTCGAAAAATTGATTTTCACAGGAAGTGCCAATAATAAAAATCTGTTGAGAATTCTTCCGCCTTTGACAATCAAAAAAGAAGCAATTAATGCATTCGTAGTCGCTTTGAAAGAAAGCTTAGCTGAATTAAAAGCTGTTGAAGCTTAA